The Fulvivirga ligni genome window below encodes:
- a CDS encoding SusC/RagA family TonB-linked outer membrane protein: MKKKLQFLILMSSKLLLYGVFAQLLCVSILLANDGNAQNQSVQDVYVEMDAHNASVLEIFKKVEKSTQFNFLYDRNFIDRDVRLDMVGKNSVKEVLIEISKVTNLRFRQVNNLINVKQIKNAYSNGQSDVEVVFQSIKVSGTVVSSDDNFGLPGVNVSVKGSTRGSITDIEGRYSLDVDSEDAVLVFSYVGYVTEEIKVGSKKVIDVSLKPDVTTLQDIVVVGYGEQKKISVVGAQSTVSVAEIQQPVANVSTMLAGRISGLTGVQRSGQPGYDGADIWIRGISSFTSTGVAPLILVDGVERSMNNIDPLDIESFTVLKDAAATAVYGVRGANGVILIETKEGKVGPPKITIDYNEGITEFTKMPDLADGVTYMLLANEALTTRGQSPKYTDEVVQNTMNNTDPYAYPNVDWFDAVFRDRGRNRKANVNLSGGAEQAQYYVSLGYYDETGLFVTDGVETYDSDTRFKRYNVTTNLNLKLSKTTTVDLGIQGYISEGNYPAESADNIFIQAMQVPPVEYPIMYPGGYIPGRSVNGDLRNPYADVALRGYKTETKNQLYSNLGLTQKLDSWTKGLSWNGMFAFDAYNSHFITRRKRQSTWIIDGANPRNPDGTVNLLDEPTLPGTNVLDYTRENGGNRRFYLQTSFNYDRTFGKHYVSGLLLFNRTDYVDAFAGDFTGSIPYRNQGFAGRATYSYDDRYFIEVNAGYNGSENFAPDNRYGFFPSFAVGWVVSNEKFFESFDGVINFLKLRYSDGKVGSASGAGRFAYLSFMADNDDIAGYSFGESPRGIGGIREDSYGVDVTWSESRKQDFGVEIYTLDHSLKIIVDAFKETTEGAFLRRGTVPNYIGLTSDPYGNLGIVENKGFDGSLNFDKNIGETRLGLRGTFSYNKNKVIENDQPTTLYPWLETRGRGVLAREGLIAERLFTLEDDTDGDGYITPADGEQYAVQFGNVMPGDIKYTDLNNDGEINAYDMKEIGGGDVPSLTYGFGVSAGHKGFDMSLFFQGQHDADIMLSGQGIMPFLGDGGRGNLYSVAVDRWTPENNDPYAMYPRLSYGTAGVGQTNNTQASTWWLRDVNFLRLKTAEIGYTLPQSSLDKYKLKNVRFYLRGVNLLTFSDFDLWDPELATSNGGAYPNVRVFSLGVNVQF; this comes from the coding sequence ATGAAAAAAAAGCTACAGTTCTTAATATTAATGAGCTCGAAGTTACTACTATACGGTGTTTTTGCCCAGCTACTTTGTGTTAGCATACTCCTTGCTAACGATGGGAACGCACAGAACCAAAGCGTACAGGATGTGTACGTTGAGATGGATGCCCACAATGCCTCAGTTCTGGAGATATTTAAAAAGGTAGAGAAGTCTACCCAGTTTAACTTTCTCTATGACAGGAATTTTATTGATCGTGATGTAAGACTTGATATGGTAGGTAAAAACTCTGTAAAGGAAGTTTTAATCGAAATATCCAAAGTTACCAATCTACGATTCAGACAAGTTAATAACCTTATTAATGTAAAGCAGATCAAAAACGCTTATTCCAACGGACAAAGTGATGTGGAGGTAGTATTCCAAAGCATTAAGGTGTCTGGTACGGTAGTTTCATCGGATGATAATTTCGGTTTGCCGGGGGTAAACGTAAGTGTAAAGGGATCTACAAGAGGTTCCATTACAGATATAGAAGGACGTTATTCTCTTGATGTTGATTCTGAAGATGCTGTGCTGGTATTTTCTTATGTTGGTTATGTAACAGAAGAGATAAAGGTAGGAAGTAAAAAGGTAATTGATGTTTCATTGAAGCCAGATGTTACCACACTACAGGATATTGTTGTTGTAGGTTATGGAGAGCAGAAGAAGATAAGTGTAGTTGGTGCCCAGTCTACAGTATCAGTGGCAGAAATACAGCAGCCAGTGGCTAATGTTTCCACCATGCTTGCAGGACGTATTTCAGGTCTTACAGGGGTTCAGAGATCAGGTCAGCCAGGATATGATGGTGCTGACATTTGGATCAGAGGTATCTCCAGTTTTACATCTACCGGAGTAGCTCCTTTAATATTGGTAGATGGGGTTGAAAGATCTATGAACAATATAGATCCATTAGATATTGAATCATTTACAGTACTTAAAGATGCAGCTGCTACTGCCGTTTATGGTGTACGTGGTGCTAATGGTGTAATTCTAATTGAGACCAAAGAAGGTAAAGTTGGCCCTCCTAAAATAACAATAGACTATAACGAAGGTATAACTGAATTTACTAAAATGCCTGACTTGGCAGATGGTGTCACCTATATGCTTTTAGCTAATGAGGCTTTAACCACCAGAGGGCAATCTCCTAAGTATACAGATGAAGTGGTTCAAAACACTATGAATAACACAGATCCATATGCATATCCTAATGTAGATTGGTTTGATGCGGTGTTTAGAGATAGAGGAAGAAATAGAAAAGCTAATGTGAATTTATCTGGTGGTGCTGAGCAAGCTCAATATTATGTTTCCTTAGGTTATTATGACGAAACAGGTTTGTTTGTTACTGATGGTGTTGAAACATATGATTCTGATACAAGATTTAAAAGATATAATGTTACAACGAACTTAAACCTAAAGTTATCTAAGACTACAACCGTGGACTTAGGTATTCAGGGCTATATTTCTGAAGGTAATTATCCCGCTGAATCTGCTGATAATATCTTTATTCAGGCTATGCAAGTTCCACCGGTTGAATATCCCATCATGTATCCTGGAGGTTACATACCGGGTAGAAGTGTAAATGGTGATCTTAGAAATCCATATGCCGATGTGGCCTTGAGAGGTTATAAAACAGAGACTAAAAACCAATTGTACTCTAATTTAGGATTAACTCAAAAATTAGACTCATGGACTAAAGGTCTTTCATGGAATGGAATGTTTGCCTTTGATGCCTATAATTCTCATTTCATTACCAGAAGAAAAAGACAAAGCACTTGGATTATTGATGGTGCTAATCCTAGAAATCCGGATGGTACGGTTAATTTACTAGATGAGCCGACTCTGCCTGGAACTAATGTGTTGGACTATACGAGAGAAAATGGAGGAAACCGAAGGTTCTATCTGCAGACTTCATTCAACTATGATAGAACTTTTGGAAAGCATTACGTAAGTGGGTTATTATTATTCAATAGAACTGATTATGTAGATGCATTTGCTGGAGATTTTACAGGATCAATTCCCTATAGAAACCAGGGTTTTGCAGGAAGAGCGACATATTCATATGATGACCGTTACTTTATTGAAGTAAATGCGGGTTATAACGGATCAGAAAATTTTGCCCCTGATAATAGATATGGCTTCTTCCCTTCATTTGCCGTTGGCTGGGTAGTTTCTAACGAGAAGTTTTTCGAGTCATTTGATGGTGTGATCAACTTCTTAAAACTGAGATATTCAGATGGTAAAGTAGGTTCTGCTTCTGGAGCAGGTAGATTTGCTTATCTCAGCTTTATGGCGGATAACGATGATATTGCTGGATATAGTTTCGGAGAAAGTCCCAGAGGTATTGGAGGTATCAGAGAAGATTCCTACGGAGTGGATGTGACCTGGTCAGAATCCAGAAAGCAGGACTTTGGTGTTGAGATTTATACATTGGACCATAGCCTGAAAATAATCGTAGATGCCTTTAAAGAGACTACAGAAGGTGCTTTCTTAAGAAGAGGTACGGTTCCTAACTACATAGGATTAACATCAGATCCATATGGTAATTTGGGTATTGTAGAAAATAAGGGTTTTGATGGTAGTCTGAATTTTGATAAGAACATAGGAGAAACAAGACTGGGTCTAAGAGGTACTTTCTCTTATAACAAAAACAAGGTAATTGAAAATGACCAACCGACTACACTTTATCCATGGTTAGAAACCAGAGGTAGAGGGGTTTTGGCTAGAGAAGGGTTAATTGCTGAAAGACTTTTTACCCTTGAGGATGATACCGATGGAGATGGTTATATAACTCCGGCAGATGGAGAGCAATATGCTGTTCAGTTCGGTAATGTTATGCCTGGTGATATTAAGTATACTGACCTTAATAATGATGGAGAGATCAATGCCTATGATATGAAAGAGATAGGTGGTGGAGATGTTCCTTCATTAACCTACGGTTTTGGTGTGAGTGCCGGACATAAAGGGTTTGATATGAGCTTGTTCTTCCAGGGACAGCACGATGCAGACATAATGCTTAGCGGTCAGGGAATTATGCCTTTCTTAGGAGATGGTGGTAGAGGCAACTTGTATAGCGTTGCCGTAGATAGATGGACGCCTGAGAACAATGATCCTTATGCAATGTATCCACGATTATCTTATGGAACAGCAGGTGTTGGTCAAACCAATAATACTCAGGCAAGTACATGGTGGCTGAGAGACGTTAATTTCTTACGTCTAAAAACAGCTGAAATTGGCTACACACTTCCCCAATCTTCACTTGATAAGTACAAGCTTAAGAATGTTCGCTTCTACTTAAGAGGGGTTAACTTGCTTACATTCAGTGATTTCGATCTGTGGGATCCTGAGTTAGCAACCTCAAATGGTGGAGCTTATCCTAATGTTAGAGTTTTCTCTCTAGGTGTTAATGTACAATTTTAA
- a CDS encoding FecR family protein, translated as MTEDNNDIIDLLTNEDFRKWVLEPSYERALFWEKWMKNNPDRIEAVNAAKEFIRSTRYRNLNVSAAEKDQILSEIIAETTMVTPMMRSSRPKKSSKVWYRAAAAVLLLGTALSIYWWSNVNEPLPVQKSNLVEVVKENPQGRKSTVFLPDGTRVSLNAESKITYSTDYGKETRTVTLTGEAYFEVKHNPSKPFKVISENIMTVALGTAFNVRDFKDEKDLRVALKNGKVLVKNMSNHTKDFLEPGEGFVIPKSSGELELVKINPLEEFGWKDGILMFKNSSLDDVKERLERWYGVTIKINGKPKVPWRVDAKFKNESLEEVLNGLDFTYDLTYKIDGKNVELNLN; from the coding sequence ATGACAGAAGACAATAACGATATTATAGATTTATTAACTAACGAAGACTTCCGGAAATGGGTGCTGGAGCCCTCTTATGAAAGGGCGCTGTTTTGGGAAAAGTGGATGAAAAACAATCCGGATAGGATAGAGGCGGTTAATGCTGCTAAAGAATTCATCAGATCTACCCGATACAGAAACCTCAATGTAAGTGCTGCCGAAAAAGATCAAATTTTATCTGAGATAATAGCTGAGACCACCATGGTTACACCTATGATGAGATCTTCCAGACCTAAGAAATCTTCAAAAGTATGGTATAGAGCAGCTGCTGCTGTTCTGCTACTAGGTACCGCTCTATCCATTTACTGGTGGAGCAACGTCAATGAACCACTTCCGGTTCAAAAATCTAATCTTGTAGAGGTAGTAAAGGAGAACCCTCAAGGTAGAAAATCTACCGTGTTCTTGCCAGACGGAACCCGCGTAAGTCTGAATGCCGAAAGTAAAATAACCTATAGTACTGATTACGGCAAAGAAACCAGAACTGTAACCCTCACTGGAGAAGCCTACTTCGAAGTAAAACACAACCCATCAAAGCCATTTAAAGTCATTAGCGAAAATATAATGACTGTTGCCTTAGGTACCGCCTTCAATGTGAGAGACTTTAAGGATGAAAAAGATCTTCGTGTAGCCTTAAAAAACGGAAAGGTGCTGGTGAAGAATATGAGTAATCATACCAAGGATTTTCTGGAGCCAGGAGAGGGATTCGTAATTCCTAAAAGCAGTGGCGAGTTAGAGCTGGTGAAGATTAATCCGCTGGAAGAGTTTGGCTGGAAAGACGGTATACTCATGTTTAAAAACAGTAGCCTGGATGACGTGAAAGAGCGTCTAGAAAGATGGTACGGCGTTACTATCAAGATAAATGGCAAACCCAAAGTGCCATGGCGAGTAGATGCAAAATTTAAAAACGAATCATTAGAAGAAGTGCTAAATGGCTTAGACTTCACCTATGATTTAACCTATAAAATTGACGGAAAAAATGTTGAACTAAACCTGAATTGA
- a CDS encoding RNA polymerase sigma factor has product MNISRKYDVKNYDRTKEQSSGEKFMVHSSEGEVWNAFKAGDEAAFIKIYEKYFDVLVNYCFQFTQDEDLIKDCVQDLFIFIRNKRSTLSPTDNIKLYLLKACRNRLISYLKKQHVIKSYDDLGNDSFVPVLSTEDNIINLQTREIKEEKLNRAIQKLSIKEREMIYYFYFQNMSYESIRELMDYDHVKSVRSLLYKALTKLKGFFVFLSFPLADFLASC; this is encoded by the coding sequence ATGAATATTAGCAGAAAATACGACGTAAAAAACTACGATCGGACTAAGGAGCAAAGTTCGGGTGAGAAGTTTATGGTCCATAGCTCTGAAGGCGAAGTTTGGAATGCCTTTAAAGCTGGTGATGAGGCTGCTTTTATCAAAATTTACGAAAAGTATTTCGATGTATTGGTGAACTACTGCTTCCAGTTTACCCAGGACGAAGACCTGATCAAAGATTGTGTTCAAGACCTCTTCATTTTTATAAGAAACAAAAGAAGCACCCTTTCACCCACCGATAATATCAAGCTGTATTTATTGAAGGCTTGTAGGAATAGGCTCATTTCTTATCTGAAAAAGCAGCATGTAATAAAATCCTATGATGATTTAGGGAATGATAGCTTTGTTCCGGTACTCTCTACTGAAGATAACATCATTAACCTTCAAACCAGAGAAATAAAAGAAGAAAAGCTGAATAGAGCTATTCAGAAGTTATCAATCAAAGAAAGAGAGATGATTTATTATTTCTACTTTCAAAATATGAGCTATGAGTCTATCAGAGAGCTGATGGATTATGATCATGTAAAATCTGTTAGAAGCCTACTGTACAAGGCCTTAACAAAACTTAAAGGTTTCTTTGTATTCCTATCATTCCCCTTGGCTGACTTTCTTGCCAGCTGTTAA